The proteins below come from a single Chitinophaga pinensis DSM 2588 genomic window:
- a CDS encoding carbohydrate-binding protein, producing MQLIVRGQTAPTPPSATPPPAGTTVPAAPLKKGNFETEFKMKSGSYLGFGQVNLGMGEIGFKVVVFCQNKEKKSGRLEFRIDRPKGKKSRRIGTLQIPYTGDTTYALKLVGNPKYSNGIHDLYLVAKGNPFSITSITFVQDY from the coding sequence GTGCAATTGATTGTCCGGGGACAAACGGCTCCAACACCGCCGTCCGCTACGCCGCCACCTGCCGGTACAACTGTACCTGCTGCACCGTTAAAGAAAGGCAATTTTGAAACAGAATTTAAGATGAAATCGGGTAGTTACCTGGGCTTTGGTCAGGTTAACCTCGGTATGGGTGAAATTGGCTTTAAAGTGGTCGTATTTTGTCAGAACAAGGAAAAGAAGAGCGGTAGACTGGAATTCCGTATAGACCGTCCAAAAGGGAAGAAAAGCAGGCGTATCGGTACCCTGCAGATACCTTACACCGGTGATACCACCTATGCCCTGAAACTGGTCGGAAATCCCAAGTATTCGAATGGGATCCATGACCTCTATCTCGTGGCGAAAGGAAATCCCTTCAGTATCACCTCGATTACGTTTGTACAGGATTATTAA
- a CDS encoding NADH:flavin oxidoreductase: MTKQQQILFQPLTLGKRYSRNRFALAPMTRRSATATGVPTDEMAAYYAAFAAGGFGTIITEGTYTDTLFSQTDAHQPGLVNEAQLAGWKTVVDKVHEEGRDANGNTALIILQLMHGGALVQHTDNTIAPSAVQPVGIRNTEANGLKGPFPLPAVMTTATLATAKAGFVATALRAVAAGFDGVEIHAANGYLLDQFITPHTNIREDAYGGNYRNRLRFLMEVYQEIKAAVPADFIVGMRLSESKVNDLSYRWPEGAAAATAIFKVLKELEADYIHIAAEGGNWGRESLYSDGRSSNGIARKITGRPVIVNGGMHDMTLATELLNAAQADMVSIGKAAISNPDLPNKIARGEALIAFSKTLIKDSLTISNVGKQLGIRN; the protein is encoded by the coding sequence GGCGTACCTACTGATGAAATGGCCGCCTATTATGCCGCATTTGCGGCCGGGGGCTTCGGTACGATCATTACAGAAGGTACCTATACAGATACATTATTCAGTCAGACAGATGCCCATCAACCCGGACTCGTCAACGAAGCACAACTCGCAGGATGGAAAACTGTCGTAGATAAAGTCCATGAGGAGGGACGGGATGCCAATGGTAATACCGCCCTTATCATCCTGCAACTCATGCACGGTGGCGCCCTCGTACAACATACTGACAACACCATCGCTCCTTCCGCCGTACAACCTGTTGGTATCAGAAATACAGAAGCCAATGGACTCAAAGGGCCATTTCCGTTGCCTGCCGTTATGACCACGGCTACCTTAGCCACCGCTAAAGCGGGTTTTGTTGCCACCGCTCTGAGGGCAGTAGCCGCAGGATTTGACGGCGTAGAGATACATGCCGCCAATGGTTACCTGCTTGACCAGTTCATTACTCCTCATACCAATATCAGAGAGGATGCGTATGGGGGTAATTATCGGAACAGATTACGTTTTCTGATGGAAGTATACCAGGAGATCAAAGCCGCTGTACCGGCTGATTTCATTGTTGGGATGCGTCTCTCTGAAAGTAAGGTAAACGATCTTTCTTACAGATGGCCGGAAGGCGCAGCTGCTGCTACGGCTATCTTCAAAGTCCTAAAAGAACTGGAAGCAGATTATATCCATATCGCTGCCGAAGGTGGTAACTGGGGAAGAGAATCCTTATACAGTGACGGACGATCCTCGAATGGTATCGCCAGGAAAATAACCGGCCGGCCTGTCATTGTGAATGGAGGAATGCATGATATGACATTGGCTACAGAACTGCTAAATGCGGCGCAGGCAGATATGGTGTCTATAGGAAAGGCTGCTATCAGCAACCCTGATCTGCCTAATAAAATAGCCAGAGGGGAAGCCCTGATCGCATTTTCTAAGACCCTGATCAAGGATAGTCTGACGATTTCAAACGTTGGAAAACAATTAGGAATTAGGAATTAA
- a CDS encoding RagB/SusD family nutrient uptake outer membrane protein, with product MKQLLKKIYISIGIAGAFTVASCNTDFLNTKPLGEATKDDVWQDPALAEAFVNEIYNGLSSGGFLETMLSSATDETMFTHNYGMKNMGEATISPTDAEYVNTRGTFQWGEMYKRIRACNVFFQNIQKVPFDKTATGERLKGEVYFLRAYYYHQLVRAYGGVPLVDVVYTLDDKDYTIDRASFSDCVEHIVKDCDSAVFYLHAKDASIIKGRATEGAAMALKSRILIYAASDLHDFPTAKAKSTVVAAAQKPEVLAYTSGSRTERWQRAKAAAKAVMDLGRYSLAFPSPATPEEASTNYQQLFLADNTESIFSRYFLNTKSEAGGQIGLYNGLNGYHNWSGNTPTQLLIDDYEMSDGTLFNWGEASHKANPYRNRDPRFYASILYDGANWRQRPTDVASKDPANQAQTGVYEVWDPEQQRIINSPGLDTRQGPVENWNGSFTGYYMKKFIDPNVDAQYFRQEVPYPVFRYTEILFNYAEACIELGEDGEARDYLNKIRTRAGMPAFTESGAALKARFQREKEIEMVFEEQRFFDVRRWMIAPATVGRALRGINVVGKLKPNVKVTLYQRNETNYDYTYTAVTLVNENRIWLDKMYFMPLQRDEMNRNNKLVQNPGY from the coding sequence ATGAAGCAGTTATTGAAGAAAATATATATCAGCATTGGTATTGCGGGCGCCTTTACCGTCGCTTCCTGTAATACTGATTTCCTGAATACAAAGCCATTGGGCGAAGCAACAAAAGATGATGTATGGCAGGATCCTGCACTGGCAGAAGCCTTTGTCAATGAAATATACAATGGACTGAGCAGCGGTGGTTTCCTGGAAACGATGCTGTCCTCTGCTACCGATGAAACCATGTTTACACATAACTATGGTATGAAGAACATGGGAGAAGCGACGATCAGTCCGACGGATGCGGAATATGTCAATACCAGGGGTACCTTCCAGTGGGGAGAGATGTACAAACGTATCCGCGCCTGTAACGTATTCTTCCAGAATATACAGAAGGTGCCTTTTGATAAAACGGCTACCGGAGAACGTCTGAAAGGAGAAGTCTATTTCCTGCGTGCTTATTACTATCATCAGCTGGTACGCGCTTATGGCGGTGTGCCACTGGTAGATGTGGTATATACATTGGATGATAAAGATTATACGATTGATCGTGCCAGTTTTTCTGATTGTGTGGAGCATATCGTGAAAGACTGTGATTCAGCCGTATTCTATCTGCACGCCAAAGACGCCAGTATTATTAAAGGCCGTGCCACAGAAGGAGCCGCAATGGCATTGAAGTCACGTATCCTGATTTATGCGGCGAGCGATCTGCATGATTTCCCTACCGCAAAGGCGAAATCAACTGTGGTAGCAGCTGCCCAGAAACCGGAAGTACTGGCTTATACCAGCGGTAGTCGTACAGAGCGCTGGCAACGTGCAAAGGCTGCGGCTAAAGCAGTGATGGACCTCGGTCGTTATTCACTGGCATTCCCCTCACCAGCTACACCGGAAGAAGCCAGCACGAATTATCAGCAGTTGTTCCTGGCGGATAATACAGAAAGCATCTTCTCCCGTTATTTCCTGAATACAAAATCAGAAGCCGGCGGACAGATCGGCCTTTACAATGGTCTGAATGGTTATCACAACTGGTCAGGTAACACGCCTACACAGTTACTCATCGATGATTATGAAATGAGTGATGGTACGCTTTTCAACTGGGGAGAAGCCAGTCATAAGGCGAATCCTTACCGCAACCGTGATCCGCGTTTTTATGCAAGTATCCTGTATGATGGAGCCAACTGGCGTCAGCGTCCTACCGACGTTGCATCCAAAGACCCGGCTAATCAGGCGCAGACCGGCGTCTATGAAGTATGGGACCCTGAGCAGCAGCGCATCATTAATTCTCCCGGACTGGACACCCGTCAGGGACCTGTTGAGAACTGGAACGGTAGCTTCACCGGCTACTACATGAAGAAATTCATCGATCCGAATGTGGATGCGCAATACTTCCGTCAGGAGGTGCCTTATCCGGTATTCCGTTATACAGAGATACTGTTCAACTATGCAGAAGCCTGTATCGAACTGGGTGAAGATGGAGAAGCACGGGATTACCTGAATAAGATCAGAACCCGTGCAGGTATGCCGGCTTTTACAGAATCCGGTGCTGCCCTGAAAGCACGCTTTCAAAGAGAAAAAGAGATCGAAATGGTGTTTGAAGAACAGCGTTTCTTCGATGTACGCCGCTGGATGATTGCACCTGCTACAGTAGGTCGTGCATTACGTGGCATCAACGTAGTAGGTAAGCTGAAACCAAATGTAAAGGTGACCTTATATCAGCGTAATGAAACCAATTATGATTACACCTATACAGCGGTGACCCTGGTCAATGAAAACAGGATCTGGCTGGACAAGATGTATTTCATGCCGCTGCAAAGAGATGAGATGAACAGGAATAATAAGCTGGTACAGAATCCAGGCTATTAA
- a CDS encoding SusC/RagA family TonB-linked outer membrane protein: protein MKNVDLLKVRHRYAWQSALLRVKFTLLLFLPALYPLVAAADGYHTLFSVQQDVTLKGKIVDKNKEPVIGATVKVVGTSKGTTTLPDGTFTLNVANGAQITVSAIGFLPQTLTVNGNGPLTITLDADTKGLSEVVVVGYGAQKREAVSGSIATVKGADLVKSPATNLSNSIAGRMPGVTAMQNSGEPGADGSSLRIRGSNTLGNNDPLVVIDGVAGRTGGLERLNPQDIESISVLKDASAAIYGARAANGVILVTTKRGKSGKPQLNYSFNQGWSQPTHIPEMSDAAEYAQVRDELSLYRDVPGKEWSDAWSVYKQGGAYTSPTTNKKWDVAFGPSEIDKFRNSTDPWLYPNTDWYKSTFKTWAPQSNHSVQVSGGNENMRYLTSFGYQSQDAYYKKSATGYDQYSLRVNLDAKINKYVNVSVDMLGRQEERNYPTRSASDIFRMLMRGKPTEPAFWPNGLPGPDIEYGNNPVVITTDQTGYDKDKRYYVQTNARLDILVPGVEGLKLSGNVAFDKYLKRTKRWMTPWYLYTWDKKTYEQDGTTPQLVRSKRGTDQATLNQGDEDQSNVLLRGLLTYDRTFNKNHTLNFVFGIERETVHSDNFNALRKYFISPLIDQMFAGGDAEKDNGGSAWDRARLNYFGRVAYNYKEKYLAEFVWRNDGSYMFPSTSRFGFFPGLMLGWRVSEESFWKDNVKFMNYLKLRASWGKLGNDQVYFDDNNDGTLTLQEYQYYSTYGFSSYILGGNVLKSLYEARIPNPYISWEVANNYNVGLDGALLDGKIYFELDAFMNKRSGILVRRNASVPQTTGMTLPAENIGKVDNKGFEFRIGYNSTVGTKFRYDVSVNGGYSKNKIVFWDEAPGAPVWQRSTGMPMNTALYYEYDGVFKDYAEIDKNTINYSALTNNLRPGDMKFKDIDGNGKIDGDDKIRYNKSSQPTFTGGLNVNLQYSNFDFALLVQGATGGALHINTESGEIGNFTQDYFDHRWSPDNPSSVDPRVNDRNDTYWATGNTYWVRSTNYVRLKNLEIGYSIPEFLKKKAGITNLRIYANCLNLFTIDNLKILDPESVNGNGQYYPQSRVLNAGFNLTF from the coding sequence ATGAAAAATGTAGACCTGTTGAAGGTCAGGCATCGTTATGCCTGGCAGTCAGCACTATTGCGCGTGAAATTTACCTTGCTGCTTTTTTTACCTGCCCTGTATCCGCTTGTAGCGGCGGCAGATGGTTATCACACCTTATTCTCTGTACAACAGGATGTCACTTTAAAGGGAAAGATCGTTGATAAAAATAAAGAACCTGTAATCGGTGCTACTGTCAAAGTGGTAGGCACTTCCAAAGGTACCACTACGCTTCCGGACGGGACTTTTACTTTAAACGTCGCGAATGGCGCTCAAATCACTGTTTCTGCAATCGGTTTCCTACCGCAAACGCTCACTGTAAATGGAAATGGGCCGCTCACTATTACCCTCGATGCCGACACGAAAGGTCTTAGTGAAGTAGTCGTGGTAGGTTACGGCGCACAGAAAAGAGAAGCCGTATCGGGTTCTATCGCGACTGTAAAAGGTGCTGACCTGGTGAAATCCCCCGCTACTAACTTATCCAACTCCATCGCTGGTCGTATGCCCGGTGTGACCGCTATGCAAAACAGTGGTGAACCTGGTGCAGACGGTTCCTCTCTGCGTATCCGTGGATCCAATACCCTGGGTAATAATGACCCACTTGTGGTTATCGATGGTGTGGCAGGTCGTACCGGTGGACTGGAACGCCTGAATCCGCAGGATATTGAAAGCATCTCCGTATTGAAAGATGCTTCTGCGGCCATCTATGGTGCACGTGCAGCAAATGGCGTTATCCTCGTGACCACCAAACGTGGTAAAAGTGGTAAGCCGCAGCTGAATTATTCCTTTAACCAGGGATGGTCTCAGCCGACGCATATCCCGGAAATGTCAGACGCAGCTGAATATGCACAGGTGCGTGATGAACTGAGCCTCTACCGTGATGTTCCCGGCAAGGAATGGTCAGATGCATGGTCCGTATACAAACAGGGGGGGGCTTATACTTCACCTACTACCAATAAAAAATGGGATGTCGCTTTCGGTCCTTCCGAAATTGACAAGTTCCGCAACAGCACTGATCCATGGTTGTATCCTAATACAGACTGGTACAAGTCTACATTTAAAACATGGGCGCCACAGTCAAACCATAGTGTACAGGTCTCCGGCGGCAACGAGAACATGCGCTATCTGACGTCCTTCGGTTATCAGTCACAGGACGCTTATTATAAGAAATCAGCGACCGGTTATGACCAGTATAGTCTGCGGGTTAACCTCGACGCCAAAATCAATAAATATGTCAACGTGAGCGTAGACATGTTAGGTCGTCAGGAAGAACGTAATTACCCTACCCGTAGCGCCAGCGATATCTTCCGTATGCTCATGCGTGGTAAGCCGACAGAACCTGCTTTCTGGCCGAACGGCCTGCCTGGTCCGGATATCGAATATGGAAACAACCCGGTAGTCATCACCACCGACCAGACCGGCTACGATAAAGACAAACGTTATTACGTACAGACCAATGCCCGTCTCGACATCCTTGTACCTGGCGTAGAAGGATTGAAACTGAGCGGTAACGTGGCATTTGATAAATACCTGAAACGTACGAAGAGATGGATGACACCATGGTACCTCTATACATGGGATAAGAAAACGTATGAACAGGATGGTACGACGCCGCAGCTGGTGAGAAGTAAACGTGGTACTGATCAGGCGACACTCAACCAGGGTGATGAAGATCAGAGCAACGTATTGCTGCGTGGTTTATTGACTTACGACCGCACCTTTAACAAAAATCATACACTGAACTTTGTGTTTGGTATTGAAAGAGAAACTGTACACTCTGATAATTTCAACGCACTCCGCAAATACTTTATTTCTCCATTGATCGACCAGATGTTTGCTGGTGGCGATGCAGAAAAAGACAATGGGGGCTCTGCGTGGGACCGTGCACGTCTGAACTATTTTGGTCGTGTGGCTTACAACTACAAAGAGAAATACCTCGCTGAGTTTGTATGGCGTAATGATGGTTCCTACATGTTCCCGTCTACTTCCCGTTTCGGATTCTTCCCGGGTCTGATGCTCGGCTGGCGCGTGTCAGAAGAGAGTTTCTGGAAGGACAACGTGAAGTTCATGAATTACCTGAAACTGCGCGCATCCTGGGGTAAACTGGGTAATGACCAGGTATACTTCGATGACAACAATGACGGTACGCTTACCTTACAGGAATATCAGTACTATTCTACATATGGATTCAGCAGTTACATCCTGGGTGGTAACGTCCTCAAATCATTGTATGAGGCGCGAATTCCGAATCCGTATATCTCCTGGGAGGTGGCTAACAACTACAACGTTGGTCTGGATGGAGCTTTACTCGACGGTAAGATCTACTTCGAACTGGACGCGTTCATGAACAAACGTTCCGGTATCCTGGTAAGAAGAAATGCTTCTGTTCCGCAAACAACCGGTATGACGCTGCCAGCAGAAAATATCGGTAAAGTAGATAATAAAGGTTTCGAATTCCGCATCGGATACAACAGTACCGTAGGTACTAAATTCCGCTATGATGTGAGTGTGAATGGCGGGTACTCTAAAAATAAGATCGTATTCTGGGATGAAGCACCTGGTGCACCGGTATGGCAACGTTCCACCGGTATGCCAATGAATACGGCGCTCTATTATGAATATGACGGCGTATTTAAAGATTATGCAGAGATCGATAAGAACACCATTAACTACTCTGCACTCACAAACAATCTCCGCCCGGGTGATATGAAGTTCAAAGATATCGATGGTAACGGTAAGATTGATGGTGATGATAAGATCCGTTATAATAAAAGTTCCCAGCCTACATTCACCGGCGGTCTGAACGTGAATCTGCAATACAGCAACTTCGACTTCGCCTTGCTCGTACAAGGTGCTACCGGCGGTGCATTGCATATCAATACAGAATCCGGTGAGATCGGCAACTTTACACAGGACTATTTCGATCATCGCTGGAGTCCGGACAATCCAAGCAGCGTTGATCCCCGTGTAAACGACCGTAACGACACTTATTGGGCTACCGGTAATACTTACTGGGTACGCAGCACTAACTACGTGCGTCTGAAAAATCTGGAGATCGGCTACAGCATTCCTGAGTTTCTGAAGAAGAAAGCAGGTATCACAAATCTGAGGATTTACGCCAACTGTTTAAACCTGTTCACCATTGACAACCTGAAGATCCTTGATCCGGAGTCAGTGAACGGAAATGGCCAGTATTATCCGCAATCAAGGGTATTGAATGCCGGTTTCAATTTAACCTTTTAA